From Paenibacillus polymyxa, the proteins below share one genomic window:
- the pyk gene encoding pyruvate kinase: MRKTKIVCTIGPSSESLENVKKLIMAGMNVARLNFSHGDFEEHGNRIKNIRQACKELNKNVAILLDTKGPEIRTGKLEVEPIELVQDEFITLTTEEILGTQDRISITYKDLPSDVEPGSTILIDDGLIGLTVIEVSGTEIKCRIVNGGTIKSKKGVNVPGVAISLPGITEKDANDIIFGIEQDIDFIAASFVRKASDVQEIRELLAKHNASHIQIISKIENQQGVDNLDEILEASDGLMVARGDLGVEIPAEEVPLAQKLMINKCNVAGKPVITATQMLDSMQRNPRPTRAEASDVANAIFDGTDAIMLSGETAAGKYPVESVLTMSRIAEKAESSLNYRDLFKKQRTAQEISITEAISQSVSISALDLHAKAILTSTQSGTTARMISKYRPEAPIVAVTTQERTVRRLALIWGVHAVQGRPIVDTTDSLFDNALEGGRKSGLVKEGDLVVITAGVPLGDSGSTNLIKISCVPAQA, encoded by the coding sequence ATGCGCAAAACTAAGATTGTATGTACCATCGGTCCTTCCAGTGAATCATTGGAAAATGTGAAGAAACTGATTATGGCTGGTATGAACGTAGCCCGCCTGAATTTCTCTCACGGTGATTTCGAGGAGCATGGCAACCGGATTAAAAACATCCGTCAAGCTTGTAAGGAGCTTAACAAAAATGTTGCTATTTTGCTCGATACGAAGGGGCCGGAAATCCGGACAGGAAAGCTCGAAGTTGAACCTATTGAGCTTGTTCAGGACGAGTTCATTACGCTGACAACGGAAGAAATTCTCGGTACGCAAGATCGTATCTCCATTACGTACAAGGATCTTCCCTCGGACGTGGAGCCCGGCTCCACCATTCTGATCGACGATGGTCTGATCGGACTCACCGTTATTGAAGTATCAGGCACTGAAATCAAATGCCGCATTGTCAATGGCGGAACGATCAAAAGCAAGAAGGGCGTTAACGTTCCAGGCGTTGCTATTTCATTGCCTGGTATTACGGAGAAAGATGCGAATGATATCATTTTCGGTATTGAGCAGGACATTGATTTCATCGCGGCTTCTTTTGTTCGTAAAGCAAGTGATGTACAGGAAATTCGTGAATTGCTGGCGAAGCACAACGCAAGCCACATTCAAATCATCTCCAAAATAGAAAATCAGCAAGGTGTTGACAACCTGGATGAAATTTTGGAAGCTTCGGATGGTCTGATGGTTGCCCGTGGTGACCTCGGTGTGGAAATTCCTGCTGAAGAAGTGCCTCTGGCGCAAAAATTGATGATTAACAAATGTAATGTAGCTGGCAAGCCTGTTATTACAGCAACACAAATGCTGGATTCCATGCAACGTAACCCGCGTCCGACTCGTGCGGAAGCAAGTGACGTAGCCAATGCTATTTTTGACGGAACAGATGCAATTATGCTGTCCGGCGAAACAGCTGCGGGTAAATATCCGGTAGAATCTGTATTGACCATGTCACGTATTGCCGAAAAAGCTGAGTCTTCTCTGAACTACCGCGATTTGTTCAAAAAACAAAGAACGGCTCAAGAAATTAGTATTACAGAAGCAATCAGCCAATCCGTTTCTATTTCTGCACTTGACCTGCATGCCAAAGCAATCCTGACGTCCACGCAAAGCGGAACAACGGCGCGTATGATCTCTAAATACCGTCCTGAAGCTCCGATTGTCGCTGTGACAACACAGGAAAGAACAGTTCGCCGTTTGGCTCTGATCTGGGGCGTACACGCAGTACAAGGCAGACCCATCGTTGACACAACAGATAGTCTGTTTGACAATGCGCTGGAAGGTGGTCGCAAATCTGGCCTCGTTAAAGAGGGCGATTTGGTTGTGATTACAGCGGGCGTACCTCTTGGTGATTCCGGTTCCACGAACCTGATCAAAATTAGCTGCGTACCAGCACAAGCGTAA
- a CDS encoding acetyl-CoA carboxylase carboxyltransferase subunit alpha — protein MAGELPYEKPLVEMRQKIEELKQFGQDKQIDFTDEINRLEERYLQMEEEIYTNITASQKMHLARHHQRPTSLDLIEQVFTDFIELHGDRLFGDDLAVVGGIAKLNGIPVTVIGQQRGKDTKDNIARFFGSAHPEGFRKGLRLMQQAEKFKRPIITFIDTKGAYPGNTAEERGQSEAIARNLREMAKLSVPVICVVIGEGGSGGALAFAVGNRVLMLEHAIYSAISPNGAASILWKDASKADQAAEAMKITANDLLRMEIIEDIVPEPKGGAHRNYEVTAAAIKELLERHLADLTNMSCDELREDRYQKFRKIGQYTFLKPSESEPML, from the coding sequence ATGGCTGGCGAATTGCCTTATGAAAAGCCCCTGGTCGAGATGCGACAGAAGATCGAAGAACTTAAGCAATTCGGACAGGACAAGCAAATTGATTTTACAGATGAAATTAACCGTCTGGAAGAACGTTATCTCCAGATGGAAGAAGAAATATACACGAACATTACAGCATCGCAAAAGATGCATCTGGCTCGTCATCATCAAAGACCAACGTCCCTTGATTTGATCGAGCAGGTGTTTACAGATTTTATTGAATTGCATGGCGACCGCTTGTTCGGAGACGATCTGGCGGTTGTGGGCGGGATTGCCAAGCTAAATGGTATTCCGGTGACCGTCATTGGTCAGCAACGTGGTAAGGATACGAAAGATAACATTGCACGCTTTTTTGGTAGTGCTCATCCGGAAGGATTCCGTAAAGGCTTGCGGCTGATGCAGCAGGCTGAAAAATTTAAGCGTCCTATTATTACATTTATTGATACGAAGGGCGCTTATCCGGGTAATACAGCAGAGGAGAGAGGTCAATCGGAAGCGATTGCCCGCAATTTGCGGGAGATGGCAAAGCTTTCGGTGCCTGTTATTTGTGTGGTCATCGGCGAGGGTGGAAGCGGCGGTGCGCTTGCGTTTGCAGTGGGTAACCGTGTGCTGATGCTGGAACACGCCATTTATTCGGCCATTTCTCCGAACGGCGCAGCCTCGATTCTATGGAAAGATGCTTCTAAGGCAGATCAGGCAGCTGAAGCGATGAAGATCACCGCTAATGACCTCCTGCGCATGGAGATTATCGAGGATATCGTGCCAGAGCCGAAAGGGGGCGCACATCGTAACTATGAAGTGACTGCTGCCGCAATCAAGGAGTTATTAGAACGTCATTTGGCAGACCTTACGAATATGAGCTGCGATGAATTGAGAGAAGACAGGTATCAAAAATTCCGGAAAATAGGACAATATACTTTCTTAAAACCTTCGGAATCTGAACCTATGTTGTAA
- the accD gene encoding acetyl-CoA carboxylase, carboxyltransferase subunit beta — translation MFKDLFQKKRKYATIPSERALSGDQADMPDRPKREIPEGLMTKCGKCGSIQYSKELEKNLKVCPVCGYHMRLNAMDRIRMVLDEDTFTEYDADMISVDPLDFPGYASKLEQQTLKSGLREAVVTGDGLIHGHPVVVAVMSFDFFTGSMGSVVGEKITRAIEQAIDKRLPLIIFSTSGGARMQESILSLMQMAKTSAALARLDEQGLLYISVITDPTTGGVSASFAMLGDIIIAEPGAVFGFAGRIVIEQTIRQKLPDDFQTSEFNLQHGQLDMVVHRKELRDTLGQLLDLHSVKGEE, via the coding sequence GTGTTTAAAGATTTATTCCAAAAGAAGCGTAAATACGCGACCATCCCTTCGGAACGGGCGCTGAGCGGCGATCAAGCGGACATGCCGGATCGTCCCAAACGGGAAATTCCCGAAGGTCTTATGACCAAATGTGGCAAGTGTGGAAGTATTCAATACAGCAAAGAGTTGGAGAAAAATTTGAAAGTGTGTCCGGTGTGCGGATACCATATGCGTTTGAATGCAATGGATCGCATTCGCATGGTGCTCGACGAAGACACGTTTACGGAATATGATGCCGATATGATTTCGGTTGATCCGCTGGACTTTCCGGGATATGCAAGTAAGTTGGAGCAACAGACCCTGAAATCTGGCCTGCGCGAGGCTGTCGTTACGGGCGACGGCCTTATTCATGGGCATCCTGTTGTCGTAGCGGTGATGAGCTTTGACTTTTTTACAGGCAGTATGGGCTCGGTCGTAGGAGAGAAAATTACGCGTGCCATTGAGCAGGCGATTGACAAGCGCTTGCCGCTTATCATCTTCTCCACATCCGGTGGGGCACGTATGCAGGAAAGTATTCTGAGTCTGATGCAGATGGCCAAAACAAGCGCTGCTCTCGCTCGTCTGGACGAGCAGGGATTGCTCTATATTTCTGTGATCACTGATCCGACTACAGGTGGAGTCTCCGCCAGCTTTGCTATGCTTGGAGATATTATTATTGCAGAGCCAGGTGCTGTATTTGGTTTTGCAGGTCGTATTGTAATTGAGCAAACGATCAGACAGAAGCTGCCGGATGATTTCCAAACTTCCGAATTTAATTTGCAGCACGGACAATTGGATATGGTTGTACATCGCAAGGAACTGCGTGATACCCTTGGGCAATTGCTTGATCTGCACAGTGTGAAAGGGGAGGAATAA
- a CDS encoding phosphatidylglycerophosphatase A family protein gives MSYEYAETLLNRRGIRIESIADIVFQLQLKYYPHLTMEECVESVKAVLQKREVQYTLLTGIALDELAEKKLLPQPLQAIMEADEPLYGVDETMALGITSVYGMIGLTSFGYLDKEKIGIIDKLNQKGSGIHVFLDDLVAGLAAAASSRIAHRSLHAKHYPASLDV, from the coding sequence ATGTCCTATGAATATGCAGAAACCTTGTTAAATCGCAGAGGCATTCGGATCGAGTCCATTGCGGACATTGTTTTTCAGCTTCAGCTAAAATATTATCCTCATTTGACTATGGAAGAATGTGTAGAAAGTGTCAAAGCGGTTTTGCAAAAGCGAGAGGTACAATATACACTGCTGACAGGCATTGCACTCGATGAGCTGGCCGAAAAAAAACTTCTTCCCCAGCCACTTCAAGCCATTATGGAGGCAGACGAACCGCTGTATGGAGTGGACGAGACAATGGCTCTTGGCATTACGAGCGTGTACGGCATGATTGGCTTGACCAGTTTTGGCTATCTGGATAAAGAAAAGATTGGAATTATCGATAAGCTGAACCAAAAAGGCAGTGGTATTCATGTGTTTTTAGACGATCTTGTCGCCGGATTGGCTGCCGCCGCTTCTTCGCGTATTGCCCATCGGAGCCTTCATGCCAAGCATTATCCTGCATCATTGGATGTTTAA
- a CDS encoding DNA polymerase III subunit alpha, with protein sequence MSSFVHLHVHSEYSLLDGAARTAELVKQASAYGMKALALTDHGVMYGAIPFYRACVENGIKPIIGCEAYMTAGSRKERGSRKDQPIYHLILLAKNKTGYQNLMKLCSIGHLEGFHYKPRIDMDALAAHHEGIICLSACLGGEVPQHLLHGREAEARRAAERYRSIFGEDFYLELQDHGLSEQKRVNPQLIALAKELDIPLVATNDVHYLTEPDADVQDVLICIGTGKTVDDEERLRIPTRQLYLKSQEDMARLFPHVAEAIANTVRIAEKCELELEFGQSILPEYRPLPEDMTSSSYLRSLCMQGLERRYGGDPVWEQPEERERLDQRLNYELNTIDSMGFSDYFLIVWDFIAFAHKHKIATGPGRGSSAGSLVAYVLSITNVDPIKYNLLFERFLNPERISMPDIDIDFSDERRDEVIDYVVQKYGNEHVAQIITFGTLAARAAVRDVGRVLNVPYGEVDKAAKLIPAQLGINIRHALEITPELKALYETKPKTRELLDMAIKVEGMPRHASTHAAGVVISRTPLTDAVPLQEGSEGVPLTQYSMENLERIGLLKMDFLGLRTLSIIERCMRWVAEQHGETPDFSRVPDDDPHTYDLLGKGDTGGVFQLESAGIRRVLKDLKPSVFEDIISVLALYRPGPMGFIPNFIQAKHGQIEVSYPHPDLEPILKDTYGIIVYQEQIMQIASRMAGFSLGEADLLRRAVSKKKREVLDLERGHFVEGSIKQGYTEEEAGRVYDMIVRFADYGFPRAHAAAYGVLAFQTAYLKAHYPVQFMASMLTAVMGSHRKVAEYVVECRRMDIAVLPPDVNESGVLFTPLQQGDIRFGLAAIKNVGTQAMESILAVRKERPFDSLLDFCRRVDLRVCNKRVIESLIQAGAFDSLTGHRAQLLAMLDETVDAAAKWRKERDDLQIDMFGFVEMPNWDIEYPNVPPFSTSQQLELERELLGLYLSGHPLDDFESLLESSQADRLMELSEVPDETVIVTAGMVVSLKTITTKQGKAMAFIELEDQIERCEVVLFPEVWKRSQQWIEKGALLALRAKMQQQDEHFKLLADEAAPLAEDALARLLQRRRTGARSSAATATSVPAAGSPAGRAPRMSPLPSAAAPSASPQQKAARPVAAPSQRGGEAAHGEQVPSPRGSEASARQRVFVKITRQAEEDASLLVSLKALLQEHPGAVPTVLFYESNQRLLALSDAYSIKPSPQLFDRMESMLGEGTVKVK encoded by the coding sequence ATGAGTTCATTTGTGCATTTGCATGTTCACAGCGAGTACAGCCTGCTGGACGGCGCGGCTCGTACCGCGGAATTGGTCAAACAGGCATCAGCTTATGGAATGAAGGCGCTGGCTCTTACAGATCATGGGGTCATGTACGGTGCCATTCCTTTTTATAGAGCATGTGTAGAGAACGGCATTAAGCCGATTATCGGGTGTGAGGCTTATATGACGGCAGGCTCGCGCAAGGAGCGTGGCAGCCGGAAGGATCAGCCCATATATCATTTAATTTTGCTCGCCAAAAATAAAACAGGCTATCAAAATTTGATGAAGTTGTGCTCCATTGGCCATTTGGAGGGTTTTCACTATAAGCCGCGCATCGATATGGATGCTTTGGCTGCCCATCATGAAGGCATCATATGCTTGAGCGCTTGCTTGGGCGGTGAAGTGCCGCAGCATTTGCTGCATGGTCGGGAAGCCGAAGCACGACGTGCGGCCGAACGATACCGTAGCATTTTTGGCGAAGATTTTTATCTGGAGCTTCAGGATCATGGTCTGTCGGAGCAAAAACGCGTAAATCCTCAATTGATCGCATTGGCGAAGGAACTGGATATTCCGCTAGTGGCGACGAATGACGTGCATTACTTAACCGAGCCGGATGCTGATGTCCAGGACGTTCTGATTTGTATCGGAACAGGGAAGACAGTTGACGATGAGGAGCGCTTGCGTATACCAACACGTCAGTTGTATCTGAAAAGTCAAGAGGACATGGCTCGTTTATTTCCACATGTAGCAGAAGCCATTGCTAATACGGTGCGTATTGCTGAAAAATGCGAGCTGGAGCTGGAATTCGGCCAATCGATTTTGCCTGAATATCGCCCGCTGCCAGAGGACATGACATCTTCGTCCTATTTGCGTAGTCTGTGTATGCAAGGGCTAGAGCGTCGCTACGGAGGCGATCCTGTATGGGAGCAGCCGGAGGAGCGGGAAAGACTGGACCAGCGGCTAAACTACGAATTAAATACGATCGACAGTATGGGTTTCAGCGATTATTTCTTGATTGTATGGGATTTTATTGCTTTTGCTCATAAGCATAAGATTGCAACCGGTCCGGGACGGGGTTCCTCCGCCGGTAGTTTGGTCGCCTATGTGCTTAGTATCACGAATGTCGATCCGATCAAATACAATCTGCTCTTTGAACGGTTTCTGAACCCTGAACGGATCAGCATGCCAGATATAGATATTGATTTTAGCGATGAACGCCGTGACGAGGTTATCGACTATGTAGTACAGAAGTACGGAAATGAGCATGTTGCGCAAATTATTACCTTTGGGACATTAGCGGCAAGAGCCGCAGTCCGTGACGTCGGACGTGTATTGAACGTGCCGTATGGCGAGGTGGACAAGGCGGCCAAGTTGATCCCGGCGCAGCTCGGCATTAATATCCGGCATGCGCTGGAGATCACTCCCGAGCTGAAGGCTCTGTATGAAACGAAGCCCAAGACACGTGAACTGCTGGATATGGCGATCAAAGTAGAAGGAATGCCTCGCCATGCTTCGACACATGCGGCGGGTGTTGTCATCTCGCGGACTCCATTGACCGATGCGGTTCCGCTGCAAGAGGGGAGCGAAGGGGTTCCTTTAACGCAGTACTCAATGGAAAATCTGGAGCGCATCGGTTTGTTGAAAATGGATTTTCTTGGACTACGTACGCTCTCCATTATTGAACGGTGCATGCGCTGGGTTGCGGAGCAGCATGGAGAAACACCTGACTTTAGCCGTGTTCCCGACGATGACCCGCATACCTATGACTTGCTGGGCAAAGGGGATACAGGAGGCGTGTTCCAGCTGGAGTCGGCCGGTATACGCCGGGTACTCAAGGATTTGAAACCGAGTGTTTTCGAGGATATCATTTCTGTCCTGGCTTTGTATCGTCCGGGCCCGATGGGTTTTATTCCCAACTTCATACAGGCTAAGCACGGACAGATTGAGGTTTCTTATCCGCATCCTGATCTTGAACCGATCTTAAAGGATACGTACGGTATTATTGTGTATCAGGAACAAATCATGCAGATTGCATCGCGCATGGCTGGCTTTTCCTTGGGAGAGGCCGATCTGCTGCGCCGCGCGGTGTCTAAGAAAAAACGCGAGGTGCTGGATCTGGAGCGTGGTCATTTTGTCGAAGGCAGTATTAAACAGGGGTACACAGAGGAGGAAGCCGGCAGGGTTTACGATATGATTGTCCGTTTTGCTGACTACGGTTTTCCGCGTGCCCATGCAGCTGCTTATGGTGTGCTAGCATTCCAGACGGCTTATCTTAAGGCCCATTATCCAGTACAATTCATGGCTTCCATGCTGACGGCCGTCATGGGAAGTCATCGAAAAGTGGCTGAATATGTCGTCGAATGCCGTCGTATGGATATCGCAGTGTTGCCGCCTGATGTGAATGAGAGTGGGGTGCTGTTTACCCCATTACAGCAGGGTGATATCCGCTTTGGACTGGCTGCCATTAAAAATGTCGGCACACAAGCAATGGAAAGCATTCTTGCTGTTCGTAAGGAACGCCCTTTCGACAGCTTGCTCGATTTTTGTCGACGCGTTGATTTGAGGGTGTGTAATAAGAGAGTGATTGAATCGCTCATTCAGGCAGGGGCATTTGATTCATTGACAGGCCATCGGGCACAGTTGCTTGCCATGCTGGATGAAACGGTGGATGCAGCTGCCAAATGGCGCAAGGAACGTGACGATTTGCAAATTGATATGTTTGGCTTTGTGGAAATGCCTAATTGGGATATTGAATACCCCAATGTACCTCCATTTAGTACCAGCCAGCAATTAGAGCTGGAACGCGAACTGCTGGGACTGTATTTGTCTGGGCATCCGCTAGATGATTTTGAGTCGCTGCTGGAAAGCAGCCAAGCGGATCGTCTGATGGAGCTGAGCGAAGTGCCAGATGAAACAGTTATTGTAACCGCAGGCATGGTGGTGTCACTCAAGACGATTACGACCAAGCAGGGAAAGGCCATGGCCTTCATTGAGCTGGAGGATCAGATTGAGCGCTGTGAGGTTGTGCTGTTTCCTGAGGTATGGAAGCGAAGCCAGCAGTGGATTGAAAAGGGTGCCTTGCTTGCACTACGTGCCAAGATGCAGCAGCAGGACGAGCACTTCAAGCTCCTTGCAGATGAGGCAGCCCCGCTGGCGGAAGATGCGTTGGCAAGGCTTCTTCAGCGCCGGCGTACCGGCGCACGTTCGTCCGCAGCAACTGCAACATCCGTGCCAGCTGCTGGCAGTCCGGCCGGGAGAGCGCCGCGTATGTCGCCCTTGCCTTCAGCAGCCGCTCCATCAGCTTCGCCGCAGCAGAAGGCGGCTCGTCCCGTAGCGGCCCCCTCACAACGCGGAGGCGAAGCGGCTCACGGTGAGCAGGTGCCTTCCCCGCGCGGCTCGGAAGCGTCCGCCCGTCAGCGGGTGTTTGTCAAAATCACCCGCCAGGCCGAGGAGGACGCCAGCTTGCTGGTCAGCCTCAAGGCATTGCTACAGGAGCATCCCGGTGCTGTGCCTACCGTACTCTTTTACGAGAGCAACCAGCGTCTGCTGGCGTTGAGTGATGCTTACAGCATTAAGCCTTCTCCTCAGCTTTTTGATCGAATGGAGTCGATGCTGGGTGAAGGCACCGTGAAAGTCAAATGA
- a CDS encoding YtrH family sporulation protein, with the protein MSTFISKAILDFFIAFGIVLGGAMLGGMGAVVSLQPPTQTMLEVAGRIKIWALAAAVGGTMDPIRVIESNMLDGNLSPAIKQILYLIFAFLGAHMGAELVKWVCGNGRP; encoded by the coding sequence ATGAGCACTTTTATATCCAAAGCGATTCTCGACTTCTTCATTGCCTTCGGCATCGTGCTCGGAGGAGCCATGCTCGGCGGAATGGGAGCTGTAGTATCGCTTCAGCCGCCTACCCAGACGATGCTGGAGGTTGCAGGAAGGATTAAAATATGGGCGCTTGCCGCCGCTGTGGGAGGAACGATGGACCCGATCCGGGTCATTGAGAGCAATATGTTGGATGGTAATTTGTCACCTGCCATTAAGCAGATATTGTATTTGATTTTCGCCTTTTTAGGCGCTCATATGGGTGCAGAGCTGGTCAAGTGGGTATGCGGCAACGGACGGCCGTGA
- a CDS encoding DRTGG domain-containing protein: MDGLDETVTKHEQLLRHIEQLKIGSKISVRRLAKEMSVSEGTAYRAVKEAENLGIVITKERIGTVRVEKRPRGLSEQLTFADVVNIVEGHVLGGSEGLEKPLHKYVIGAMREEAMARYIDAGSLLIVGNREDAHSLALEQGAGVLITGGFGTSREVKQLADQISLPIISSRHDTFTVASMINRAIFDRLIKKKIMLIEDIAASKPKTLTLKINSTLIEFEELSATTGYHHFAIVDEWNRLIGIVSRKDVEGLQPEHTMDKCMIRNPITVTYQTSLASAAQMMAWEGVDYLPVVDRNRKLLGSVTRREVLEALRNAQKQPQLGETFDQLIWNGFAEERNEDGSLFFRGFIIPQMATNLGTISEGVLVNVMTQAGYRAARDMSGKDYVLDNLTTYFIRPVQIEDAVVLRPLLLEMSRRTCKLEIAISRENHLVCKAVMTLQSIEHG; encoded by the coding sequence TTGGACGGGCTAGATGAAACAGTTACGAAGCATGAGCAGCTATTGCGTCATATCGAGCAGTTAAAAATAGGCTCCAAAATTTCTGTACGCAGGTTGGCTAAAGAAATGAGCGTTAGCGAAGGCACGGCTTATCGGGCTGTGAAAGAAGCAGAGAATTTGGGAATTGTCATTACCAAGGAACGGATCGGAACAGTACGAGTGGAGAAGCGTCCACGCGGCTTGTCTGAGCAGCTGACCTTTGCGGATGTTGTGAATATTGTAGAGGGACATGTGCTGGGCGGAAGCGAGGGGCTCGAGAAGCCGCTGCACAAGTATGTGATCGGGGCGATGCGTGAGGAAGCCATGGCTCGTTATATTGACGCAGGCAGTTTGCTGATCGTAGGTAACCGAGAGGATGCGCATTCGCTTGCATTAGAGCAAGGAGCAGGTGTGCTGATTACAGGGGGGTTCGGTACGAGTCGGGAGGTTAAGCAGCTTGCAGACCAGATCAGCTTGCCGATTATTTCCTCGCGTCATGATACATTTACCGTGGCTTCTATGATTAATAGAGCGATATTTGACCGCTTGATCAAAAAGAAAATTATGTTGATTGAAGACATTGCGGCCAGCAAACCGAAGACGCTGACCTTGAAAATCAACAGCACGCTGATCGAATTTGAAGAGCTATCAGCGACCACGGGATATCATCATTTTGCCATAGTGGATGAATGGAATCGTTTAATTGGTATCGTCAGCCGTAAAGATGTGGAAGGACTTCAACCTGAGCATACGATGGATAAATGTATGATCCGTAACCCAATTACGGTCACTTACCAGACCTCGCTGGCTTCTGCTGCTCAAATGATGGCATGGGAAGGTGTAGATTACTTGCCGGTCGTGGACCGCAACCGTAAGCTGCTCGGGTCCGTTACACGGCGTGAGGTGCTGGAGGCGCTGCGTAACGCCCAAAAGCAGCCACAACTTGGCGAGACGTTCGACCAGCTGATCTGGAACGGTTTTGCTGAGGAGCGTAATGAGGACGGATCATTATTTTTTCGCGGCTTTATCATTCCACAGATGGCTACCAATTTAGGGACGATCTCGGAAGGCGTACTGGTCAACGTGATGACACAAGCGGGCTACCGGGCAGCTAGAGATATGAGCGGCAAGGATTATGTGCTGGATAATTTGACAACTTATTTTATTCGACCAGTACAGATTGAGGATGCTGTCGTTCTTCGTCCTTTACTGCTTGAGATGAGTCGCCGCACCTGCAAGCTAGAAATTGCGATTTCTCGGGAAAATCATTTGGTGTGCAAGGCAGTGATGACGCTTCAATCCATTGAACATGGTTAA
- a CDS encoding YlbF family regulator codes for MNIYDKAHDLAKALKESKEVEEITSAMKLIETDPEAKKMLDDFRERQMEVQQRMMSGDMPAQEEMEKMEKMFEVLSLNLNIRRLFDAERRLSVIIEDVNKIIADSLQHLYGSSL; via the coding sequence ATGAATATCTATGACAAAGCCCATGATTTAGCAAAAGCATTGAAAGAAAGCAAAGAGGTAGAGGAAATTACGTCAGCGATGAAGCTGATTGAAACGGATCCAGAAGCCAAGAAAATGCTCGACGATTTCCGTGAACGCCAAATGGAAGTGCAACAGCGGATGATGAGCGGCGATATGCCAGCACAGGAAGAGATGGAAAAAATGGAAAAAATGTTCGAGGTACTCAGCTTGAACCTCAACATCCGTCGTCTGTTCGACGCTGAACGTCGCTTGAGCGTGATTATTGAGGACGTAAATAAGATTATTGCGGACAGTCTTCAACATTTGTACGGTTCGTCTCTGTAA